In Streptomyces sp. NBC_01381, the sequence GCCGAGCGCCGCCGCGTCGTAGCCGATGCTGTTCATCGCCTGCGCCATCGGATGGACCGGGCCGCGCTCGGCGGTGATCGGGTCGATCTTGGCGTAGTAGTACGAGAGCTGGGTGCCCTGAATGGTGTCGCCCGCGTCGATCAGAAGCGTGTTGCGGCGGCCTCTCTCCTCGCGGATCTCGTTCACGAGGGTGGAGATCTTCGCCAGGCCCACGTCGTTGTGGTCCTTGTCGTCGAACTCCTTGTCCGTGAAGTAGTCCCAGTTGAAGACGTTGCCGTGCAGGTCCGTGGTGCCCATGACGGTGAACGAGTACCGCTTCGTCCGCTTGGCGGGCTTCCCGGGTGCCTGGGCCGTCGCGGACGGCGCTGCGGCCACGCCTCCGGCGAGCGCCACCCCCGTGGCTGCGGACTTCCCCAGGAACTTCCGGCGGTTCAGCGGCATTTCGTGCTCCCCTTGGTCGACCGATGTAACGCGCGTAGATTCTGTCCCCGACCACACCACCGGCAACAGACCCCGCAGGTTTCGATCCGGTGACTGTCCGGTGCCGTGCCCCAGTGCGAGAGTGGCCGCATGGATGACACGACCACCCCCACTCCGTATGGCACCCCCGACGCCCCGCGCCTTGCCGTCAAGGGCGAGGCGCACCTGGAAGTCGACCCCGAGATCGCTCGCATCGGCATCACCGTGAGCGCGCGCGGCAGCGACCGGCGTGACGCCCTGAACGACCTGACGCGGCGCAACGCCGCCGTCCTCGACCTCATCAAGTCGTACGGCGACGCGGTGGAGAAGCTGGAGACCGGGGCCTTCTCCATCACCCCCGAACTCACCAAGCGGGGCAAGGGCGAACGCGTCCGCACCTACCACGGGCGGGTCACCGTCACCGCCGAGCTCACCGACTTCACCGCGCTCGGTGAACTCACCACGCGCATCGCCGACTTGGAGCTGACCCGCGTTGACGGGCCGTGGTGGTCGCTGCGGCCCGGCTCGCCCGCCCACCGCGAGGCCCGCCAGCAGGCGGTCAGGGAGGCGGTGCAGCGGGGCCGGGAGTACGCCCAGGCGCTGGGGGCGGGGCTCGCCGCCCTGGTGGAGCTCGCCGACATCGGCGCGGAGAACGCGGCGCCGTACGGCTACGGGGGTGCGCCGGCCATGCGCTCGGTCGCGTACGGCGGCGCCGCCGACATGGCCCAGGAGGCGGCACCCCTGGACCTCGAACCCCAGCGGCAGCGCGTCTACGCACAGGTCAACGCGCGCTTCACCATGACGCCTCCGCAGCTGTAGCCACAGGCGTGCTTGACAGTGCGGGGCGCTCGGTAAATCGCTCATCAGAGCAGCGCCCCGCACAATTCAACACTTGTCAATAACCCTTCACGCAAAGGTTGTTGAGTAGTCATGCCCAGCCAATTCTCTACCCGTCGGTAAGGCCTAGGGTCGAACCATGCGCCGAGCAAAAATCGTTTGTACCCTGGGCCCCGCCACGGACTCGTACGACCAGATCAAGGCACTGGTCGAAGCCGGAATGGACGTGGCCCGCTTCAACCTCAGCCACGGCTCGTACGCCGATCACGAGGAGCGCTACCAGCGCGTACGCAAGGCCTCCGACGAGAGCGGCCGCAGCGTCGGCGTCCTCGCCGACCTTCAAGGCCCGAAGATCCGCCTCGGCCGCTTCAGCGAAGGTCCCGTACTTCTCGAACGGGGCGACGAGTTCACCATCACCGTCGAAGAGGGCGTCCAGGGCGACCGCCAGACCTGTGGGACGACCTACGGCGGCCTCGCCGAGGACGTCACCCCGGGCGAGCGCATCCTTGTGGACGACGGCAAAGTGACCCTGGAGGTCACCGCGGTCGACGGGCCCCGCGTCACGACCACGGTCGTCGAGGGCGGCATGGTCTCCGACAACAAGGGCCTCAACCTCCCCGGCGTCGCGGTCTCCGTGCCCGCCCTCTCCGAGAAGGACGAGGCGGACCTGCGCTGGGCCCTGCGTTCAGGATTCGACGTCATCGCCCTGTCCTTCGTACGCAGCGGACGCGACATCGAGGACGTCCACCGGATCATGGACGAGGAGGGCCGCAGGCTCCCCGTGATCGCCAAGGTGGAGAAGCCGCAGGCGGTCGAGAACATCGAGGACATCGTCGCCGCCTTCGACGGCATCATGGTCGCCCGCGGCGACCTGGGCGTCGAAATGCCCCTGGAGCAGGTGCCGATCGTCCAGAAGCGCGCCATCAAACTCGCCAAGCGCAACGCCAAGCCGGTCATCGTCGCCACCCAGATGCTCGACTCGATGATCGACAACTCCCGCCCGACGCGCGCCGAGGCGTCCGACGTCGCCAACGCCGTGATCGACGGCACGGACGCGGTGATGCTCTCCGGCGAGACCAGCGTCGGCAAGTACCCCATCGAGACGGTCCGCACGATGGGCCGCATCGTCGAGGCCGCCGAAGAGGACATCCTCGCCAAGGGTCTGCCGCCGCTGACCGAGCGGAGCAAGCCGCGCACGCAGGGCGGTGCGGTGGCCCGCGCGGCCGCCGAGATGGGCGACTTCCTCGGCGCCAAGTTCCTCGTCGCCTTCACCCAGTCCGGCGACACGGTCCGCCGCCTCTCGCGCTACCGCTCGCCGATCCCGCTCCTCGCCTTCACCCCGGACCGGGCGACGCGCTCGCAACTGAACCTCACCTGGGGCGTGGAGACCTTCCTCGGCCCGCACGTCGAGTCCACCGACGCGATGGTCGACCAGGTCGACGAACTGCTCCTCAAGATCGGCCGCTGCGAGCGCGGCGACATCGTGGTCATCACGGCGGGCTCCCCGCCCGGCGTCCCCGGCTCGACGAACCTCGTCCGCATCCACCGCATCGGCGAGGACGACAACCCCAAGTAGCCGCGTTCGCCATCGCCCTACGGCGTGACGATGGCGAAGGCCGGATCCGGCTTGTCCACCACGCCGAGCAGATCGGACAGCAGCGAGGCGTCACCCTCCACCTCGATGTCCCCGAGCCCCTTGCCGCCCAGCATGGCGAGCAGCTGGGGCTTGGTCATGGTGAGGGTGACGCCCGCGTCCGGGTTCTTCTCCGCGTCGCTGCGATACGTCAACACACCGTTCCGCAGCGTCAGATGCCAGACCTTCCCGAGCGCCGGAAGACTCCAGTCCATCCGCAGCTTCAGCTCCCACGCCCTGGGGCCGTTGATCCGGACCGCCACGGAGTCGATCAACTGGTCCACCGACAGAGCCATCAGCATGTCCGCGCTCGTCACGGACGTCGGGGAGTCCCGCACACCCTCACGCAGCTCCTGGGCGCCCACCAGATAGAAGTTCCGCCACACGGCGTTCTCCGAAGCCTGCCCCAACTTCGTGTACAGCTTGGCGAGTTCACTCTTGGCCGCCTTGTGGCCCGGGTCGGCGAACACCACATGATTGAGCAGCGTCACCGCGAACCGCAGATCGCCGCTCCCCGCGAACGCCTTCGCCTTGGCGACCGTCGCCGTGCGGCCCCCCATCGCCTTGACGTACCGCTTGGCCTCCTCGACCGGCGGATGCTCCCACAGGTGCGCGGGATTCCCGTCGAACCACCCCATGTACCGCTGATAGATGCCCTTCACGTTATGACTGAGCGAGCCGTAGTACCCCCGGTTCGCCCACACCCCGGCGAGCGCGGGCGGCAACTCGATCTCCTCGGCGATCTCGCGCCCCGTCATCCCCGCGTTGATCATCCGCAGCGTCTGGTCATGCATGTACGCGTACAGATCCCGCTGCTGCTCGAGCAGCTCGACGATCGTGTCGCCACCCCACGTCGGCCAGTGATGCGAGGCGAAGGCGACATCGACCCGACCGCCGAACAGCACCACCGACTCGTCGAGGTAACGCGCCCACTGCCGGGCATCCCGCACCTGCGCGCCACGCAACGTGATGATGTTGTGCATCGTGTGCGTCGCGTTCTCCGCCATGCAGACGGCACGCAGCTCCGGGAGCACGAAGTTCATCTCCGCGGGCGCCTCGGTCCCCGGCGTCATCTGGAACTCGAACCGCACCCCGTCGACGGTCTCGACCTGCCCGGTCTCCGTGATGTCCTTGGTCGGCGGTATCAGCCCGATCGACCCGACGGAAACGGTCTGCCCGAGCCCACAACCGATCTGCCCCACAGGGGACTTGGCCAGCAGGGCGCCGTACATGTACCCGGAACGCCGCTGCATCGCCGTACCCGCGTACACGTTCTCGGAGACCGCGTGTTCCATGAACCCGTCGGGCGCCAGGATCGGAACGCCGTCCTCGGATCCTGCCGGCAGCACACCGCGACAGCCGCCGAAGTGGTCGACGTGGGGGTGGGTGTAGATGACCCCGGTGACCTTCTTCTCGCCCCGGTGCCCGCGGTACAGCTTGAGCGCGGCGGCCGCGGTCTCCGCCGAGATCAGCGGGTCGACGACGATGATGCCGGTGTCGCCCTCGATGATCGTCATGTTCGACAGATCGAGGCCGCGCACCTGGTAGATGCGGTCGGTGACCTTGTAGAGGCCCTGCTTCGACACGAGCTGGGACTGCCGCCACAGGCTCTTGTTCGCGGTCTTGGGGGCGTCCTTCTTCAGGAAGGCGTACGCGTCGTTGTCCCAGACGACATCGCCCTTGGCGTTCTTGACGACACCGGGTACGAGGGCGGCGATGAACCCCCTGTCGGCGTCGGCGAAGTCGTCTCCGCCCTTGTCCGTGCCTTCGCGGTCGATCGCGGAAGCGGTGTGAGGGTTCAGGGCCATGGCTGCCGCGGCGGCACCCGCGGCGGCTACGACGAAGCTGCGCCGGTTCAGGGGAGGGGGAGTCATGGGGGCGAAGATCGCAGTGGGGTGCGGGGCTGGGCAAGGGTTTGGCGGGGAATTGGGACAGGTCCCAGGCTGGGTGGAGGAGAGGGGTGACGGGTCCTATTGCGGAGGGTGCGGGGGTCAGTATTTGGGGCCGATGTGGGTGTCCATGAGGGCTACAGAATCCTTGCGGGCGACGGAAATGTTGCGGGGGTTGGCCGGTCTCCAACTGACGCCAAGTCTGTCGAGAGTGTCGGTGTAGAGCCGGATGATGTCGCCCGACAGGTTGGTGAAGAAGTACCGGGGGTACTCGTAGCGCTTGCGCTCGCCGTCGACGAGGCGGGTCGTCCAGTTGGTGATGCGGCAGCCGTCGGAGTGGATGAGGCCGCGGATGAACTCCCAGGGGTGGGAGTCGACGATCTCCTGTTGCCAGGGTTCGAGGGCGATGGTGCGGTTGTGTTTCTTTCCGGGGCCGTGCTGGGGAAAGAGGCACGGCCAGTGCTTGCTGGAGCAGGTGACCGCGACGCAGCCCTGTTTCTTGACACGGCATACGCGGTTGTCCGGGCGCGCGGCGCGGATGGCCGCTTCACACGCCTCGATCAAGCCGGGCCAGGCGTCGGCGCACACGATGCGCATGAAGTAGACACCTCGTCGGCCCGCGCTGATGCAGCCGTCGCCAAGGTAGAGGCCGAGCAAGTAGGAGTACGCGGCGGGGTCTTGAGGCTTCGAGGGGGCGTCACCGCAACGTGGACATGGGGCCGCCCGATTCCAGGGGAGCGGCTCGATACGGGTTTGCCAGGAGCGGATCGCGGCCCGCGATATGCCGGTTTCCTTGCTGACGGAGTTCAGGCTGCGACCTTGGCTGACGAGCGTGAGGGCCCGCTTGCGTGTGCCGATGTCGTACATGTGGCCGAGCCTGGCCGGATCTTGTGGGCTGCACAGGGATCTGAGGGTGCATTCACCATGGCGAGTGAAGATCGCCAATTCGATCCGTGACCTTCGAAATGAAGGTTAAGTGCCCCGGGTGGGATTCGAACCCACGCTGGATGGTGTTTGAGACCACTGCCTCTACCGCTGGGCTACCGGGGCATCCTTCAGAACGAAGGTTAGCGGAGACCCGCCGTGCCTCAAAGATACAGGAGCTAGGTAGGCTCAGGGCAAGCAGTAACGTGCCCCGCCCCTAGGAGCCCCCGTGACTTCCCCCGAGTCGCCCCAGCCCGTAGCCGATGACGACGACAAGTCGCACGTGCCTCCGCTGACGACCCGTGTCGTCATCGCCGAGGACGAGGCTCTTATCCGGCTCGACCTCAAGGAAATGCTCGAGGAGGAGGGCTACAGCGTCGTCGGCGAGGCCGGAGACGGCCAGAAAGCCGTCGAGCTGGCCCGGGAGCACAAGCCCGACCTGGTGATCCTGGACGTGAAGATGCCCGTCCTCGACGGCATCTCGGCGGCCGAGAAGATCGCCGAGGAGAGCATCGCCCCGGTCCTCATGCTCACCGCCTTCTCGCAGCGTGACCTCGTCGAGCGGGCCAGGGACGCGGGCGCGATGGCGTACCTGGTGAAGCCGTTCAGCAAGAGCGACGTCGTCCCGGCCATCGAGATGGCCGTCTCGCGCTTCACGGAGCTGAAGACGCTGGAGAAGGAGGTCGCCGACCTCACCCAGCGCCTGGAGACCCGCAAGCTGGTGGACCGCGCCAAGTCGATCCTGCAGACCGAGTACGGCCTCACCGAGCCCGCCGCGTTCCGCTGGATCCAGAAGACGTCGATGGACCGCCGGCTTTCCATGCAGCAGGTCGCGGAGGCCGTCATCGAGGACGCCGACGAGAAGAAGGCGTCCAAGGGGCAGTAGCCCCCGGCCCGCCCTTCCTACGCGTACGGAGAAGGCCCGCACCCCGAAGCCGGGGTGCGGGCCTTCGTCGTACGCGAAGTGCTGCTCAGTCCTCGCCGAGGTACGCCTTGCGCACCGACTCGTCGTGCAGCAGATCGTTCCCCGAGCCCGACAGGACGATCTTGCCGACCTCCATGACATGGCCGTGGTCGGCGAGGGAGAGCGCCGCCTGGGCGTTCTGCTCGACGAGCAGGATGGTCGTGCCCTGGGATTTGAGCTCGGCGATCGTCGCCATGATCCGCTGCATCATGATCGGCGAAAGGCCCATGGAGGGCTCGTCGAGCATGAGCAGTTTCGGCTGGGACATCAGGGCGCGCCCCATGGCGAGCATTTGCTGCTCACCGCCGGAGAGAGTGCCCGCGGCCTGCTTGCTGCGCTCCCCGAGAATGGGGAAGAGCTCGTAGGCGCGCTTGATGTCCTTTTCGATGCCCGCTTTGTCGCCGCGGAGATACGCGCCGAGCCGGAGATTGTTCTCGATCGTCATGCGCGGAAAAATGTGCCGCCCCTCGGGGGAGTGGGCGAGACCGAGCGCGACGATCTGGTCGGCGCGGTATTTCCGCAGCGGTTTCCCGTTGAATTTGATGGAGCCGCCGACCGGCTTGAGAAGGCCGGAGAGCGTGCGCAGGGTGGTGGTCTTTCCCGCGCCGTTGGTGCCGATCAGAGTGACGACCTCGCCGGCTTCGACCTTGAAAGAGATGCCTTTGACGGCTTCGATCTTGCCGTAGGCGACTTTGAGGTCTTCGACTTCGAGCAGTGTGGTCATCAGTGGTTCTCCTCGTCGCCCGAGCCGCCGGTCTCCGTGCTGCCGGGGTCTCCTTCGAAGGGCTCGCCCAGATACGCGGCGATGACGCGGTCGTCCTGCTGGACGGTCTCGCTGTCACCCTCGACGAGCTTCTCGCCCTGGACGAGCACGGCGACGCGGTCGCACAGGTTGAAGATGAAGCGCATGTCGTGCTCGATGACGAGGACGGCGATGCCCATGTCCCGGATGGCGAAGACGAGTTCCTCGGTGGCCCGGGTCTCCTGCGGGTTCATGCCCGCGGTCGGCTCGTCCAGGAGGAGCAGGCCCGGCTCGCTGGCCAGCGCGCGGGCGATCTCCAGCTTGCGCTGCTCGCCGTAGGGCAGGTTGCGCGAGAGGTGCTCCGCCTTGTCGGCGAGGCCGACGAACTCCAGGAGCTCCATGGCGCGGGCCTTGGACGTGGCCTCCGCCTTGTGGAAGCCGGGGCCGCGCAGGAGGGCCGACCAGAGGCCTTCCTTCGTCCGCGTGTGGCGGCCGACCAGGACGTTCTCCAGGACCGACATGTTGGCGAAGAGACGGATGTTCTGGAAGGTGCGGGCCACGCCGGCCGCGGTGACCTTGAAGGACTTGCTGGGCAGGACGTTGCCCTTGTACCGGACCTCGCCCTCGGAGGGGATGTAGAGGCCGGTGAGGCAGTTGAAGAAGGTCGTCTTGCCCGCGCCGTTCGGGCCGATCAGGCCGACGATCTCGCCGCTGTTGACCTGGAGGTCGACCGAGCGCACGGCGGTCAGGCCGCCGAAGCGCATGGTGACGCCCCGGGCGTCCAGGACGGTCTCGCCGGCCGGCGCCGCGGCGGCGCTGCCCTTGCTGGTGGTGGTGTCGGTGGTCATTGGCTCAGGCCCCTGTCTTGCTGAGGACTGTGGGAGGCGGCGTCTCGCCGGGGGCCAGTTCGGCCTCGTGGAACTCGAGCTGGCGGCGGCGGTTGGGGATCAGGCCCTCGGGGCGGAAGCGCATGAGGAGCACGAGCGCGAGGCCGAAGGCGAACAGCTGGTAGTCGCCGAGGAACGACAGCTTGCTCGGGATCAGGTAGAGCAGTGCCGCACCGACCAGCGGTCCGCTGATGGTGCCCATGCCGCCGAGGACGACGGCGGCGAGCAGGAACGCCGAGTTCGGCGGGACCGTGTTGGCGAACTGGTACTGCTCGGGCGTGACGGTGTAGGTGACGTGCGCCTGCACCGTTCCCGCGAGCCCGGCGAGCGAGGCGCCGAGCGCGAAGGCGATGAGCTTCACGCGGAAGCCGTTGATGCCCATGGCGAGCGCCGCGGTCTCGTCCTCGCGGATGGCGACCCAGGCGCGCCCGATGCGGGAGTTCTCGCTGCGCCGGAAGACCAGGACGACAACGAAGGTGATGAGCAGCATCAGGAAGAAGTAGTTCGCGAAGCGGCCGATGGTGAAGCCGCCGATGCTGTGCTCGATGCCGAGGTCGAACCCGAGGATGTTGAGGTTCGGGATCGAGGAGATGCCGTTCGAGCCGTTGGTGATGTCCGGGCCCGACGTGCCGTCGGAGTTCATGGCGACGAGCCGGAAGATCTCACCGAAGCCGAGCGTCACGATGGCCAGGTAGTCGCCGCGAAGCCGCAGCGTAGGCGCGCCGATCAGCACACCGAAGACCAGCGATGCGCCCGCGCCGACGAGGATGGCTCCCCAGAACGGCAGGTGCACGTCGAAGGGCGACGAGGGCGATCCGGACACCATGGACGCTGCGTACGCGCCGACGCCGAGGAAGGCGACGTATCCGAGGTCGAGGAGCCCAGCGAGGCCGACGACGATGTTCAGGCCGAGGGCCACGGTCGCAAAGATCAGGATGTACACGCCGATGGTGGCGTACTGGTCGTCGCTCTGGGTGAACGGGAAGGCCGCCGCGGCGGCGAACGCACCGGCGAGCGTGACGTTGCGGTGCCGCCCGGTGTACGTGGAGACCTGGGCGACGAGCCCCGCCTTGGAGAGCGCGGCGAAGCCGAACCCGACGGTGACCAGGAAGCCGATGAAGAGCTCGTCGTACTCGGTCCCGATGCCGTAGGTGAAGACCAGCAGGCCCACGGCGAGCGCCGCGATGATGATCAGGATCTCGATGTACGAGGAGAGCTTGCGCGGCGTGGGCGGCGCCTCGGCGGCGAACGCGCCCTTGAAGACGGTCATCGCGTTGCGCATGCGGTGCTTGAACTGCTCGCTGCCGCTGTCCTCGGGGTCGACCGGGTAGATGTGCGGCCGCTTGAAGGGCAGGCCGAGGGCGCCGAGCAGGGCGGTGAGCGTGGCGACGCCGGCCACCCAGCCGCCGACCTCGAGGTTGGCGAGCCCGCCGAGCTGGTAGCTGATCGCGATGAGCGTGTACCAGGTGGTGGCGAAGGCGGCGAGCGCCGCGTACTTGAGCGCCGCGTCGGCTCCGCCGGGAGCGATGGCGCGTACGCCCTTGACTCCGTACGAGGCGAGGCCGAGGAGCGCGGTCAGGGCGCCGACGATGAGGACGAGCACCTGGAGGCCACCGGGGTAGCCGTAGACGGTGAGGTCGCCGGGGAACGCCGAGGTCCAGGTCCAGGCGAGGAACGTGGAGATGACGGTGAGGATGCCGCCGCCGGTCGCCATCGCGCGGGCGGTGCCCGCGGGGATGGCTATGAGGCCGGTGGGGGTGTCGTCCTGCTTCGGGCTTGGCGCGTCGGCCGCAGTGGTCTGTGTGGTCATGGATCTCACGCCCTGTCCGCGACGCGCTCGCCAAGGAGACCTTGTGGCCTGACGAGGAGTACGACGATGAGGAGTACGAAGGCCCAGACGTCGGCCCAGGACTGCCCGCCGAGCTGGCTCATGCCGGGGATGTCGTTCATGTAGGCGGTGGCCATGGCTTCGGCGACGCCGAGGACGAGGCCGCCGAGCATGGCGCCGTAGATGTTGCCGATGCCGCCGAGGACGGCCGCGGTGAACGCCTTGAGGCCCCAGAGGAAGCCCATGCGGAACTGGACCTCGCCGTACCGGAAGCCGTACGCGACGGCGGCGATGCCGGCGAAGGCGGCGCCGATCGCGAAGGCGACGACGATGACGCGGTCGGTGTTGACACCCATCAGCTTGGCGGTGTCGGGGTCCTGCGCGGTGGCCTGCATACCGCGGCCGACGCGGGTCTTCATCACGAACCAGCCGAGGGCGAACATGCAGATCGGTGCGGTGATCAGCAGGAAGATGTCGCCGGGCTGGATGGTGATGGAGCCCATGTGGATGGAGTCGCCGGGTATCTCGGGGAACGTGCGGGACGACTTCGCGTTGGGGTACCAGGCCCAGACGGCCTGCTGCAGAGCCAGCGAGAGGCCGATGGCGGTGATGAGGGGTGCGAGGCGGGGTGCGCCGCGCAGTGGGCGGTAGGCGAAGCGTTCGGCTCCGACCGCTATGAGGGTGGAGACGATGACGGCGCCTATGAGCATGAGCGGCAGGGCGAGCCACATGCTGGTGCCGCCCGGCAGCCAGAGCCACACGGTGAGGGCGCCGAAGCCGCCGACCATGAAGATCTCGCCGTGGGCAAAGTTGATGAGCTGGACGATGCCATAGACCATTGTGTAGCCGATGGCGATCAGGCCGTACATGGATCCCAGTAGCAGGCCATTGACCAGCTGTTGCGGCAGTTCGTGCACCGCAGGTCCTCCGAGTCTTTCGGTGCCGTGCGGCCTGCTTGCGGCGGCGGGGGGCCTCGCGATGGCCGGACGGCTCAGGTGACGGATGCGACGCCGCGCGGGGCGCTGCAGAGGGCAGCGCCCCGCGCGGTGGTGTCGTGGGCTGCGGGGAGGGTCAGCCGGTGTAGGTACCGGACTCGACGGGCTTCCAGCCCTTGGCCGGGTCCTCGGTGGACTTGACCTCGTACACGGTGAGCTGCTTGTTGGTGGCGTCGCCGTACTGGTCGAAGGAGACCTTGCCGGTCACACCGTCGAAGGAGACGTCCTGCATGGCTTCGACGATCTTCTCGCGGGCGTCGTCGGGCAGCTTGCCGTCGTTGTCCTCGACGACCTTCTTGACCGCTTCGATGATCGCCCAGGCCGAGTCGTAGGAGTAACCGCCGTAGGCCTCGTACGCCTCCTTGTAGCCGGCCTTCTTGTAGTTCGCGATGAACTCCTTGGCGGACGGCAGTTCCTCGACGGGCTGGCCGACGGAGGTGGCGAGGTCGCCCTTGCCCTCCTTGCCGGCGAGCTTGACGAAGTCGGCGCTGTAGATGCCGTCACCGCCGGCCAGCGGGATGTTGGCACCGGCCTTCTTCATCTGCTTGCTGAGCGGACCGGCCGCGGGGTACTCGCCGCCGTAGTAGACGACGTCCGCGTCGGAGTTCTTGATCTTGGTGGCGACGGCGCCGAAGTCCTTGGTGTCCGGGTTCACGTGCTCGGTGCCGGCGACCTTGCCGCCGAGCTTGGTGAACTCGTCCTTGAAGGTGGCGGCGAGGCCCGCGCCGTAGGTCTTCTTGTCGTCGACGACGAAGACCTTCTTCTTCTTCGCCTGGTTGTACAGGTACTGCGCGGCGAACGGACCCTGGATCGCGTCGGTGGTCGCCGTACGGAAGTAGGCCTTGTACGGGCGGACCTTCTTGCCGCCGTTCCAGTCCTGGCCCTGGGTCATGGCCGGGTTGGTGTTGGCGGGGGAGACCTGGACGAGCTTCGCGTCGTCGAAGACCTTCTGCATCGACTCGCCGACGGAGGAGTTCAGGGGGCCGACGGCGCCGAGGATTTCCTTGTTGGCGACGAACTTCGTGGCGTTGGTCTGGCCCGAGGCGGGCTGCCCCTGGTCGTCGGCGGACTCCACCTTGAAGGTGATGCCGTCGACGTACTTCTTCTCGTTGGCCTGCTTGGCGGCGAGATCCACGGAATTGCGGATGCCGAGGCCCAGCGCGGACAGGTCACCGGTCAGCGGCGCGTCGACACCGATGACGACGGTGGTGCCGCCGCCCGCGGAGTCTCCCTTGTCCTTGTCGTCGCGCGAGCCACAGGCGGTGAGGGTGAGTGCCCCCGCGGTGAGTGCTGCGGTGATGGCTATGAGCGAACGTTGACGCACGATCAGTCCTTTCCCCTGGCACGGCCCTCCCCTGTTGGGTGGCCGAGTCGAGCGCGGAACCGAACTGACAGGAATCCGGTGGGCGCGGTGACTGGCCGTGACTCTAAGGGCCGAATTGTTCCTGGTGGAGTGGTCAGGCCAAAGGTGTGACGCTCTTGTTATGCCAGGGAGTATTCGGGGCCGGAACTCAGGGGGCGGA encodes:
- a CDS encoding alkyl/aryl-sulfatase, which produces MTPPPLNRRSFVVAAAGAAAAAMALNPHTASAIDREGTDKGGDDFADADRGFIAALVPGVVKNAKGDVVWDNDAYAFLKKDAPKTANKSLWRQSQLVSKQGLYKVTDRIYQVRGLDLSNMTIIEGDTGIIVVDPLISAETAAAALKLYRGHRGEKKVTGVIYTHPHVDHFGGCRGVLPAGSEDGVPILAPDGFMEHAVSENVYAGTAMQRRSGYMYGALLAKSPVGQIGCGLGQTVSVGSIGLIPPTKDITETGQVETVDGVRFEFQMTPGTEAPAEMNFVLPELRAVCMAENATHTMHNIITLRGAQVRDARQWARYLDESVVLFGGRVDVAFASHHWPTWGGDTIVELLEQQRDLYAYMHDQTLRMINAGMTGREIAEEIELPPALAGVWANRGYYGSLSHNVKGIYQRYMGWFDGNPAHLWEHPPVEEAKRYVKAMGGRTATVAKAKAFAGSGDLRFAVTLLNHVVFADPGHKAAKSELAKLYTKLGQASENAVWRNFYLVGAQELREGVRDSPTSVTSADMLMALSVDQLIDSVAVRINGPRAWELKLRMDWSLPALGKVWHLTLRNGVLTYRSDAEKNPDAGVTLTMTKPQLLAMLGGKGLGDIEVEGDASLLSDLLGVVDKPDPAFAIVTP
- the pyk gene encoding pyruvate kinase, producing MRRAKIVCTLGPATDSYDQIKALVEAGMDVARFNLSHGSYADHEERYQRVRKASDESGRSVGVLADLQGPKIRLGRFSEGPVLLERGDEFTITVEEGVQGDRQTCGTTYGGLAEDVTPGERILVDDGKVTLEVTAVDGPRVTTTVVEGGMVSDNKGLNLPGVAVSVPALSEKDEADLRWALRSGFDVIALSFVRSGRDIEDVHRIMDEEGRRLPVIAKVEKPQAVENIEDIVAAFDGIMVARGDLGVEMPLEQVPIVQKRAIKLAKRNAKPVIVATQMLDSMIDNSRPTRAEASDVANAVIDGTDAVMLSGETSVGKYPIETVRTMGRIVEAAEEDILAKGLPPLTERSKPRTQGGAVARAAAEMGDFLGAKFLVAFTQSGDTVRRLSRYRSPIPLLAFTPDRATRSQLNLTWGVETFLGPHVESTDAMVDQVDELLLKIGRCERGDIVVITAGSPPGVPGSTNLVRIHRIGEDDNPK
- a CDS encoding ABC transporter ATP-binding protein codes for the protein MTTLLEVEDLKVAYGKIEAVKGISFKVEAGEVVTLIGTNGAGKTTTLRTLSGLLKPVGGSIKFNGKPLRKYRADQIVALGLAHSPEGRHIFPRMTIENNLRLGAYLRGDKAGIEKDIKRAYELFPILGERSKQAAGTLSGGEQQMLAMGRALMSQPKLLMLDEPSMGLSPIMMQRIMATIAELKSQGTTILLVEQNAQAALSLADHGHVMEVGKIVLSGSGNDLLHDESVRKAYLGED
- a CDS encoding transcriptional regulator gives rise to the protein MYDIGTRKRALTLVSQGRSLNSVSKETGISRAAIRSWQTRIEPLPWNRAAPCPRCGDAPSKPQDPAAYSYLLGLYLGDGCISAGRRGVYFMRIVCADAWPGLIEACEAAIRAARPDNRVCRVKKQGCVAVTCSSKHWPCLFPQHGPGKKHNRTIALEPWQQEIVDSHPWEFIRGLIHSDGCRITNWTTRLVDGERKRYEYPRYFFTNLSGDIIRLYTDTLDRLGVSWRPANPRNISVARKDSVALMDTHIGPKY
- a CDS encoding branched-chain amino acid ABC transporter permease; the protein is MTTQTTAADAPSPKQDDTPTGLIAIPAGTARAMATGGGILTVISTFLAWTWTSAFPGDLTVYGYPGGLQVLVLIVGALTALLGLASYGVKGVRAIAPGGADAALKYAALAAFATTWYTLIAISYQLGGLANLEVGGWVAGVATLTALLGALGLPFKRPHIYPVDPEDSGSEQFKHRMRNAMTVFKGAFAAEAPPTPRKLSSYIEILIIIAALAVGLLVFTYGIGTEYDELFIGFLVTVGFGFAALSKAGLVAQVSTYTGRHRNVTLAGAFAAAAAFPFTQSDDQYATIGVYILIFATVALGLNIVVGLAGLLDLGYVAFLGVGAYAASMVSGSPSSPFDVHLPFWGAILVGAGASLVFGVLIGAPTLRLRGDYLAIVTLGFGEIFRLVAMNSDGTSGPDITNGSNGISSIPNLNILGFDLGIEHSIGGFTIGRFANYFFLMLLITFVVVLVFRRSENSRIGRAWVAIREDETAALAMGINGFRVKLIAFALGASLAGLAGTVQAHVTYTVTPEQYQFANTVPPNSAFLLAAVVLGGMGTISGPLVGAALLYLIPSKLSFLGDYQLFAFGLALVLLMRFRPEGLIPNRRRQLEFHEAELAPGETPPPTVLSKTGA
- a CDS encoding ANTAR domain-containing response regulator, coding for MTSPESPQPVADDDDKSHVPPLTTRVVIAEDEALIRLDLKEMLEEEGYSVVGEAGDGQKAVELAREHKPDLVILDVKMPVLDGISAAEKIAEESIAPVLMLTAFSQRDLVERARDAGAMAYLVKPFSKSDVVPAIEMAVSRFTELKTLEKEVADLTQRLETRKLVDRAKSILQTEYGLTEPAAFRWIQKTSMDRRLSMQQVAEAVIEDADEKKASKGQ
- a CDS encoding ABC transporter ATP-binding protein, translated to MTTDTTTSKGSAAAAPAGETVLDARGVTMRFGGLTAVRSVDLQVNSGEIVGLIGPNGAGKTTFFNCLTGLYIPSEGEVRYKGNVLPSKSFKVTAAGVARTFQNIRLFANMSVLENVLVGRHTRTKEGLWSALLRGPGFHKAEATSKARAMELLEFVGLADKAEHLSRNLPYGEQRKLEIARALASEPGLLLLDEPTAGMNPQETRATEELVFAIRDMGIAVLVIEHDMRFIFNLCDRVAVLVQGEKLVEGDSETVQQDDRVIAAYLGEPFEGDPGSTETGGSGDEENH
- a CDS encoding SIMPL domain-containing protein → MDDTTTPTPYGTPDAPRLAVKGEAHLEVDPEIARIGITVSARGSDRRDALNDLTRRNAAVLDLIKSYGDAVEKLETGAFSITPELTKRGKGERVRTYHGRVTVTAELTDFTALGELTTRIADLELTRVDGPWWSLRPGSPAHREARQQAVREAVQRGREYAQALGAGLAALVELADIGAENAAPYGYGGAPAMRSVAYGGAADMAQEAAPLDLEPQRQRVYAQVNARFTMTPPQL